A window of Kiritimatiellia bacterium contains these coding sequences:
- the trpD gene encoding anthranilate phosphoribosyltransferase — translation MIRELIGRLAAGGRLTREEARTVMREIMAGEATPAQIAAYLTALRIRGETAEVIAGSAEAMRECFTAIRAPHDRVVDTCGTGGDGAKTFNISTAAAFVAAGAGATVAKHGNRSVSSACGSADVLAALGVNLDLSPDRVERCLAETGIAFLFAPLLHPAMKHAIGPRREIGIRTVFNILGPLSNPAGARRGVLGVYDAQLVGLLAEAALELGAVHLFVVHGSDGLDEITLTGPTAVAEVRDGRVQRYELHPEEVGLRRCGRGELSGGDAAANAAMLREVLGGAGGPRRDVVCLNAAAAIVAAGLAADLREGVQRARAAIDSGAALAKLEALIAFSRAA, via the coding sequence ATGATTCGGGAGCTCATCGGGCGGCTGGCGGCGGGTGGGCGGCTCACGCGGGAGGAGGCGCGGACGGTGATGCGCGAGATTATGGCGGGCGAGGCGACGCCCGCGCAGATCGCCGCATATCTCACCGCGTTGCGGATCCGTGGGGAGACCGCGGAAGTGATCGCCGGCAGCGCGGAGGCGATGCGTGAGTGCTTCACTGCGATCCGTGCGCCGCACGACCGGGTGGTGGACACCTGTGGCACGGGGGGCGATGGTGCGAAGACCTTCAACATTTCGACTGCCGCGGCGTTCGTTGCCGCCGGCGCCGGTGCGACGGTCGCGAAGCATGGCAACCGCAGCGTATCCAGCGCCTGCGGAAGCGCGGACGTGCTGGCCGCGCTCGGCGTGAACCTCGACCTGTCGCCGGACCGGGTGGAGCGGTGTCTTGCAGAAACGGGGATCGCCTTTCTGTTTGCGCCGCTGCTGCATCCGGCGATGAAGCACGCGATTGGACCGCGGCGCGAAATCGGGATCCGCACCGTCTTCAACATTCTGGGGCCGCTCTCGAACCCGGCAGGCGCTCGGCGCGGTGTGCTAGGCGTCTACGACGCGCAACTCGTTGGTCTGCTCGCAGAGGCGGCGCTCGAGCTGGGTGCGGTGCATCTCTTTGTGGTGCACGGATCGGACGGCCTCGATGAGATCACGCTGACCGGTCCGACCGCGGTCGCTGAGGTCCGCGACGGGCGGGTCCAACGGTATGAGCTCCACCCGGAGGAGGTCGGCCTGCGGCGGTGCGGGCGTGGGGAGCTCAGCGGCGGTGATGCGGCCGCGAACGCGGCGATGCTGCGGGAGGTTCTGGGAGGTGCGGGCGGTCCGCGGCGGGACGTGGTCTGCCTGAATGCGGCCGCCGCGATCGTCGCGGCGGGGCTGGCCGCCGATTTGCGCGAGGGGGTTCAGCGCGCTCGGGCGGCGATTGATTCGGGCGCGGCACTCGCGAAGCTGGAGGCGTTGATTGCGTTCAGCCGGGCCGCTTGA